A genomic segment from Lignipirellula cremea encodes:
- a CDS encoding dimethylarginine dimethylaminohydrolase family protein codes for MRPRILMCPPDFFGIEYEINPWMNRARQVDHEQAKQQWRDLNQLLTSLGVETPLLSPVAGLPDLVFTANAAMIYRQQAIVSRFRHPQRQGEEALDAAWLLEDGFAVTQLPKTSYFEGAGDALFCGETLLAGYHLRSDAPTQQWIGELVGCRVIPLELVDPYYYHLDTCFCPLAPGVAAYFPPAFDEYGQRALRELIADLIPVAAEEAQSFACNAVVVGKHVVTNTGCPGLHAALRQRGFSPVDTPLSEFVKAGGSAKCLTLRLDGEEAAAWKYYP; via the coding sequence ATGCGCCCACGCATCCTGATGTGTCCGCCTGATTTCTTTGGGATCGAATACGAAATCAATCCCTGGATGAACCGGGCTCGCCAGGTCGACCATGAACAGGCAAAGCAGCAGTGGCGGGACTTGAACCAGCTGCTGACCAGCCTGGGAGTAGAAACGCCGTTGCTGTCGCCCGTCGCGGGGCTGCCCGACCTGGTGTTTACGGCGAACGCTGCGATGATCTACCGGCAACAGGCGATCGTCTCCCGCTTTCGTCATCCGCAACGGCAAGGGGAGGAAGCACTCGACGCCGCGTGGCTGCTGGAAGACGGTTTCGCCGTGACGCAGCTGCCCAAAACGTCCTATTTTGAAGGCGCTGGCGACGCCCTGTTTTGCGGTGAAACCCTGCTGGCCGGTTATCACCTGCGAAGCGACGCCCCGACCCAGCAATGGATTGGCGAGCTGGTCGGCTGCCGGGTGATTCCGCTCGAGCTGGTCGATCCATACTACTACCATCTGGATACGTGCTTCTGCCCGCTGGCGCCCGGCGTGGCCGCATACTTCCCGCCAGCGTTTGATGAATACGGCCAGAGGGCGCTACGGGAACTGATCGCGGATTTGATTCCCGTCGCGGCCGAAGAAGCCCAATCGTTTGCCTGTAATGCGGTCGTGGTGGGAAAACACGTGGTGACGAATACCGGCTGTCCGGGCTTGCATGCGGCTTTACGGCAGCGAGGTTTTTCGCCGGTGGATACCCCACTGAGCGAATTCGTCAAAGCGGGCGGCAGCGCCAAATGTTTG
- a CDS encoding uracil-DNA glycosylase family protein: MSAAARSLHADRPGQTEGVPRLGLLGRPVPNFGDPQARLLIVGLAPAAHGANRTGRMFTGDRSGDWLFAALHRAGLANQPTATNRSDGLQLHDCASRRPATALRRITNREGLFYTTHKTIDITPARVLLALGGLGWRAAAMECRRREWFTGPLPKFGHGAAVPLADGRTLLGCYHPSQQNTFTGRLTEPMLDDVFQTALRLIASA, encoded by the coding sequence GTGTCCGCGGCTGCGCGCTCACTGCACGCAGATCGCCCAGGTCAAACGGAAGGCGTTCCGCGACTGGGATTACTGGGCCGCCCGGTTCCTAATTTTGGCGACCCCCAGGCCCGCTTGCTGATTGTGGGACTGGCTCCGGCCGCCCATGGGGCGAATCGCACGGGACGGATGTTTACCGGCGATCGCAGCGGCGACTGGCTTTTTGCCGCCTTGCACCGGGCCGGCCTGGCGAACCAGCCAACGGCCACCAATCGAAGCGACGGGCTTCAGCTCCACGACTGCGCATCACGGCGGCCTGCCACTGCGCTCCGCCGGATAACAAACCGAGAGGGACTTTTTTACACCACACACAAAACAATCGACATCACCCCCGCCCGCGTACTACTAGCACTGGGCGGCCTCGGCTGGCGAGCGGCCGCGATGGAGTGCCGGCGAAGGGAATGGTTTACCGGACCGCTGCCAAAGTTCGGGCACGGCGCCGCGGTCCCGCTGGCAGACGGCCGCACACTGCTGGGCTGCTACCATCCGAGTCAGCAAAACACATTTACGGGACGTCTGACCGAGCCGATGCTGGACGACGTCTTCCAGACGGCCCTGCGCCTGATCGCGTCTGCCTGA
- a CDS encoding DUF6800 family protein, translating to MAGCERKRELRRRRHRREKITKLKVRMEKASPSEKAKVAEQLRRMTPGR from the coding sequence ATGGCAGGTTGCGAACGCAAGCGAGAACTCCGGCGCCGCCGTCATCGTCGCGAGAAGATCACCAAGCTCAAAGTCCGGATGGAAAAGGCCAGCCCCTCGGAAAAAGCAAAAGTTGCCGAGCAGCTGCGACGCATGACACCCGGGCGCTGA
- a CDS encoding CBS domain-containing protein — protein sequence MFVRDILKVKGSKVYSINPDTMLSDVVDRLVSHNCGSLVVRNEAGDMIGIVTERDILKACAAKVGLLHELSTEKYMSTRLVTGLPDETIAVVMGRMTEKRIRHLPIMENGKLAGMVSIGDIVKAQHQQLSVENHYLKNYIQS from the coding sequence ATGTTTGTTCGAGACATACTCAAGGTGAAAGGCTCCAAAGTTTATTCCATCAACCCCGACACCATGCTGTCGGACGTGGTGGATCGCCTGGTGTCCCACAATTGCGGGTCCCTGGTCGTGCGGAACGAAGCGGGCGACATGATCGGCATTGTCACCGAACGTGACATTCTCAAGGCTTGCGCCGCCAAAGTCGGCCTGCTGCACGAATTGTCGACCGAAAAATACATGAGCACCCGCCTGGTGACCGGCTTGCCCGACGAAACCATCGCGGTCGTTATGGGACGCATGACCGAGAAGCGAATCCGCCACCTGCCCATTATGGAAAACGGCAAGCTGGCCGGCATGGTTTCGATCGGTGACATCGTCAAAGCCCAGCACCAGCAACTGTCGGTCGAAAACCACTACCTGAAGAACTACATCCAAAGCTGA
- the frr gene encoding ribosome recycling factor, whose translation MASDDILLDVEERMEKALEMLKKNLGGIRTGRANPGLVDSIRVDVYGSPTPIKQIASIGAPEPTQIVIRPYDTTTIKDIEKAIVAEGLGFNPQNDGRVVRINIPPLSTENRRKYVARIKELVEDAKISVRNIRRDANKAADQAEKDKKNPISEDERDQIKDEVQKLTKKYEDQAAEIAKEKETEVMED comes from the coding sequence ATGGCGTCTGACGACATTTTACTTGATGTCGAAGAACGGATGGAAAAAGCGCTGGAAATGCTCAAAAAGAACCTGGGCGGCATCCGCACCGGTCGAGCCAATCCCGGCCTGGTCGACTCAATCCGAGTCGACGTCTATGGTTCGCCCACCCCCATCAAACAGATCGCTTCGATCGGGGCGCCGGAGCCGACCCAGATCGTGATTCGTCCTTACGATACGACGACCATCAAAGACATCGAAAAAGCGATCGTCGCCGAAGGACTGGGCTTCAACCCGCAAAACGACGGCCGCGTGGTGCGGATCAACATCCCGCCGTTGTCGACCGAAAACCGCCGCAAGTACGTCGCCCGAATTAAAGAACTGGTGGAAGACGCCAAAATTTCGGTCCGCAATATCCGCCGCGACGCCAACAAGGCCGCCGACCAGGCCGAAAAAGATAAAAAGAACCCGATCAGCGAAGACGAACGGGATCAAATCAAAGACGAAGTGCAAAAGCTGACCAAAAAGTACGAAGACCAGGCGGCCGAAATCGCCAAGGAAAAAGAAACCGAAGTGATGGAAGACTAG
- a CDS encoding glycerophosphodiester phosphodiesterase: MNACSRRLFLQAAGFSLGSLAVAEGFAAEKSPARELLKRSGCVVIAHRGDSGDAPENTVAAFRLAFASQPEMVELDYFHSADGVPVVFHDGDLDRTTNARKLLKKSKTPIESLTLAELKKLDAGSWFHSRFAGEPIPTLAEALDLIQTKSVTLIERKGGDAQTCIDLLRKKEMLGSVVIQSFDWDYLHDCRRLAPDATLVALGNKELTKAKLDTIEKIGVQGIGWDQARIGAADIQAVHDRGLKLYVYTVNDARRAAALIQQGIDGLITNHPQAVRDLLPER; encoded by the coding sequence ATGAACGCTTGCTCACGCCGCCTGTTTCTCCAGGCGGCCGGTTTTTCCCTGGGGAGTCTGGCTGTGGCTGAGGGATTCGCCGCCGAAAAGTCGCCGGCCCGGGAACTTCTAAAACGCTCCGGCTGCGTGGTGATCGCCCATCGGGGCGACAGCGGCGACGCTCCAGAGAACACGGTGGCGGCCTTTCGTCTGGCTTTCGCGTCCCAGCCGGAAATGGTCGAGCTGGACTATTTCCACTCGGCCGATGGCGTGCCGGTTGTCTTTCACGACGGCGATCTGGATCGCACCACCAACGCCCGCAAGCTGCTGAAGAAATCGAAAACGCCGATCGAATCGCTGACTCTGGCGGAGCTGAAAAAGCTCGACGCCGGCAGCTGGTTCCACTCCCGCTTCGCCGGCGAGCCGATCCCCACCCTGGCCGAAGCCCTCGATCTGATCCAGACGAAGTCCGTCACCCTGATCGAACGCAAAGGCGGCGACGCCCAAACCTGCATCGACCTGCTCCGCAAAAAAGAGATGCTCGGCTCGGTCGTGATCCAGTCCTTTGACTGGGACTACCTGCACGACTGCCGCCGCCTGGCCCCCGACGCCACCCTGGTCGCCCTGGGCAACAAGGAGCTGACCAAAGCCAAACTGGACACGATCGAAAAGATCGGCGTGCAAGGGATCGGCTGGGATCAGGCCCGCATCGGCGCCGCCGACATCCAGGCGGTCCACGACCGCGGCCTGAAACTCTACGTCTACACCGTCAACGACGCCCGTCGAGCCGCGGCCCTCATCCAACAGGGAATCGACGGCCTGATCACCAACCACCCGCAAGCCGTGCGAGATCTGCTCCCGGAGCGATAA
- a CDS encoding PEP/pyruvate-binding domain-containing protein: protein MSDRRLVFFLSDPLPDDFDPVAELGGKGAGLQRLLAAGFSTPPGFTVVAAASRSYLEQGRWPPGLEEELAQNLQRLEKSTGRKLGVGPEPLLLAVRSGAAVSMPGMLDTVLNCGQADSRATTGVKPWRQLIDAVTAVFESWNSDRARAWRQRRGIDDGLGTAVTVQAMFPAEFAGVVFTRDPHDQASSYLVVESAAGLGEGLVSGNVHPTRFQIDRQDPTQVQSAADGKDRKPIGDMAPPLPALTELARTALTVEQHFGGTPSDIEWGWAAGELALLQYRPMKTSSREVDPDLYRRQEIERLQQRGATGTRWWSLYNLDETLPYPTPLTWDLLRALMQGGFARLYRRLGYRPAPGIAQAGFLELIGGRIYADPLRQATLFWDGLPLRYADPDISDARDPLGGPPTEFDADAADSRLLLSLPANLWSMFRVARKIPRLKQTAAAAYENTKRPAFLTYVEEERRQDLTLLSHGQLLDLLRARQRRILEEFGPAALLLSFLAAHAFAALRALLVQLGGPQEGSTLAADLVGGLKGGGELAQHQAWEQMRAGELTPDEFLSRFGHRGPQEMELAEPRWAEMPEQLAAVVVARQDVTARARLSAVARREQAEQQLPARLAAWGGSSFQERVDAHRRQALALLPYRESAKDDLLQGWPLLREAAREIGRRGKVGDGVFYLQCDELPLLESDPAAAAEKIAQRRTQRDAFRRFSWPALIDTRRLEQLDRPPAPTSAACYQGDSLAGGVAEGVVLVAHDPQASFANGPTDGYILVCRSTDPQWTPLLLHAVGLAVENGGQLSHGAIIARELGLPAVAFPGILQHLTPGMRVRIDGNRGCIWRTDAE, encoded by the coding sequence GTGAGCGATCGCCGCCTGGTCTTCTTTCTGTCCGATCCTCTGCCCGACGACTTTGACCCTGTTGCCGAACTGGGCGGTAAAGGGGCCGGGCTCCAGCGACTGCTGGCCGCCGGGTTCTCCACGCCGCCGGGCTTCACCGTTGTCGCCGCCGCCTCGCGGTCCTACCTGGAGCAGGGCCGCTGGCCGCCGGGGCTGGAGGAAGAGCTCGCTCAGAATTTGCAGCGGCTTGAGAAGTCGACAGGGCGAAAGCTGGGCGTCGGACCGGAACCGTTGCTGCTCGCCGTGCGTAGCGGAGCCGCGGTCAGCATGCCCGGCATGCTCGATACCGTGCTGAACTGCGGCCAGGCCGACAGTCGGGCAACGACCGGTGTCAAACCCTGGCGCCAGTTGATCGACGCCGTGACGGCCGTGTTTGAATCGTGGAACAGCGATCGGGCCCGGGCGTGGCGCCAGCGTCGCGGCATCGATGACGGCCTGGGCACGGCGGTCACCGTGCAGGCGATGTTCCCGGCCGAGTTCGCCGGAGTCGTCTTCACGCGCGATCCGCACGACCAGGCGTCGTCGTACCTGGTCGTGGAATCGGCGGCCGGGCTGGGGGAAGGGCTCGTGTCGGGGAACGTCCATCCGACCCGCTTCCAGATCGATCGGCAGGACCCGACGCAGGTGCAGTCTGCCGCTGACGGAAAGGACCGGAAGCCCATCGGCGACATGGCTCCGCCGCTGCCGGCGCTCACGGAACTGGCCCGCACGGCGCTCACCGTCGAGCAGCATTTTGGCGGGACTCCGTCCGACATCGAATGGGGCTGGGCCGCCGGCGAACTCGCTCTGCTGCAGTACCGCCCGATGAAAACGTCGTCGCGGGAAGTCGACCCGGATCTCTACCGACGGCAGGAAATTGAACGGCTGCAGCAACGGGGCGCCACGGGAACGCGCTGGTGGTCGCTGTATAACCTGGACGAGACCCTGCCGTATCCGACTCCGTTGACCTGGGATCTGCTGCGGGCCTTGATGCAGGGCGGCTTCGCCCGACTGTACCGGCGGCTCGGTTACCGGCCGGCGCCAGGCATTGCGCAGGCCGGTTTCCTGGAGCTGATTGGGGGACGCATCTATGCCGATCCGCTGCGGCAGGCGACGCTGTTCTGGGACGGGCTGCCGCTGCGTTACGCCGATCCCGATATCTCCGACGCCCGCGATCCGCTGGGAGGTCCCCCGACAGAGTTCGACGCCGATGCGGCCGACAGTCGCTTGCTGCTGTCGCTGCCGGCCAACCTGTGGTCGATGTTCCGCGTCGCCCGGAAGATCCCGCGGCTCAAGCAGACGGCGGCCGCCGCGTATGAGAACACGAAGCGTCCTGCTTTCCTCACGTACGTCGAAGAGGAACGGCGCCAGGACCTGACACTGCTGTCGCACGGGCAACTGCTCGACCTGCTGCGAGCGCGGCAGCGGCGGATCCTGGAAGAGTTCGGGCCGGCGGCCTTGCTGCTCAGCTTTCTGGCGGCGCATGCGTTCGCGGCGCTGCGGGCGCTGCTGGTGCAACTGGGCGGGCCGCAGGAAGGCTCCACGCTGGCGGCCGATCTGGTCGGCGGGCTAAAGGGCGGGGGCGAGTTGGCCCAGCATCAGGCGTGGGAGCAGATGCGGGCCGGCGAATTGACGCCGGACGAGTTTCTGAGTCGCTTCGGCCATCGCGGACCGCAGGAGATGGAGTTGGCCGAACCACGCTGGGCGGAGATGCCGGAACAGTTGGCGGCCGTCGTGGTCGCCCGTCAGGATGTGACTGCCCGCGCCCGGTTGTCGGCCGTGGCTCGCCGGGAGCAGGCCGAACAGCAGTTACCGGCGCGGCTGGCGGCCTGGGGCGGTTCGAGTTTTCAGGAGCGGGTCGACGCCCATCGCCGCCAGGCGTTGGCGCTGTTGCCGTATCGGGAGTCGGCGAAAGACGACCTGCTGCAGGGCTGGCCGTTACTGCGTGAGGCGGCCCGGGAGATCGGCCGGCGGGGAAAGGTGGGAGACGGCGTGTTCTATCTGCAGTGCGACGAACTGCCTCTGCTGGAATCCGACCCGGCGGCGGCCGCCGAGAAGATCGCTCAGCGGCGCACCCAGCGGGACGCCTTTCGCCGTTTCTCCTGGCCCGCCCTGATCGACACCCGGCGACTGGAGCAGCTGGATCGACCGCCGGCGCCGACCTCGGCCGCCTGCTACCAGGGCGATTCGCTGGCCGGCGGCGTGGCCGAAGGCGTGGTCCTTGTCGCTCACGACCCGCAAGCGTCCTTCGCCAACGGGCCGACTGACGGCTACATTCTGGTCTGCCGCTCGACCGATCCGCAATGGACCCCGTTACTCCTGCACGCAGTCGGCCTCGCCGTCGAGAACGGCGGCCAGCTATCGCACGGAGCCATCATCGCCCGGGAGCTAGGCCTGCCCGCCGTCGCTTTCCCCGGCATCCTGCAGCATCTCACGCCCGGCATGCGCGTGCGGATCGACGGCAACCGGGGTTGTATCTGGCGGACCGACGCAGAGTGA
- a CDS encoding outer membrane protein assembly factor BamB family protein, whose protein sequence is MPAFSLSCCLAVVPIVAGPLQVLLALAPGVLLLLFSTLLACFRPRFLAQTARVAWRLKVPLTIFAVAMVGLLYGAQALLSQNGKRVAQAGSDWPTTRGDMARTGATPDTLSPSRGGLNWSWNRSGHAVYCSPAIAGNRAYITTAVADLTSDGRGEVVAVDLDTGQTAWRVSPPGFRATVSSPVIVGDYLLCGEGMHTVTDARVFCLDLRAGKEGGMVWSFRTQGHVESTPLVHQGRVYVGAGDDGLYCLAIEGDGQGSGRVLWHLTGKDFPDVESSPAIVEFDGRSVLYFGLGVDGNGICAVDAVTGKLLRRIKTPYPVFGVPAVAGGKLYVGMGNGDMVRLAEEIGLAPGGAVWGIDLARMNDPDAADPVDWKFPVERTVLGAVAVADDRLYFGSRNEQFYCLDLQGRVVKQWNARSRIVASPAVVKEFVYLVTNAGALYALDRDTLLPAWEAKVGAPGLYMGSPTIGQGQVLVGVEKGGLLSIGRADPTGQQIRLWPGYLAGPGVGGNPSGSPVSEFGAFSWQYPATAMGEDQATLVAAPPVAVDDDLYIASADARSPGLVRLPLAELTEETPDAKWGELTDGRFPTANPVWLSPAASGDLVLLVDGKPGDGRRYLHAVDAVSGVEAWKTVVATYASGQFCVTADEVLVQDSPSYLTCRELAERGRRRWTKSVGLVEHPPAVMPTLLAVAITEPPGLKVLDRVTGAVLATTALDALPVSSPVVVEEMVYVATENAVEARLLTDADLALQWSVPTGGSGDLVRQGEQLLCINLAGELLFLDLESGKATRRIAGFLSKSTPLPGRNAVLAAGKESLLRLPLETPTGDAAGKPTPWVDSSWVGPPAGPLVLHRGAVYQPRQGWGLVRWDAAP, encoded by the coding sequence ATGCCGGCTTTTTCGCTTTCCTGCTGCCTGGCGGTAGTGCCGATCGTGGCCGGCCCTCTGCAGGTGTTGCTGGCCCTGGCTCCCGGCGTGTTACTGCTCCTGTTCAGCACGCTCCTGGCCTGCTTTCGGCCCCGATTTCTTGCCCAGACGGCCCGCGTTGCGTGGCGACTGAAGGTTCCGCTAACGATCTTCGCCGTGGCCATGGTCGGACTGCTGTATGGGGCCCAGGCCCTGCTGTCGCAGAACGGCAAACGGGTCGCCCAGGCCGGCAGCGACTGGCCAACCACGCGCGGCGATATGGCTCGCACTGGAGCCACGCCCGACACGCTTTCGCCTTCGCGCGGCGGATTAAACTGGTCCTGGAACCGTAGCGGCCACGCCGTATACTGCTCGCCAGCAATCGCCGGCAACCGGGCCTATATCACGACCGCCGTCGCCGATCTGACTAGCGACGGCCGTGGCGAAGTCGTCGCCGTCGATCTGGATACGGGTCAGACCGCCTGGCGGGTTTCGCCGCCCGGGTTTCGGGCGACCGTATCGTCGCCCGTGATTGTCGGCGACTATCTGCTGTGCGGCGAAGGGATGCATACCGTCACCGACGCCCGGGTGTTCTGCCTCGACCTGCGGGCAGGTAAAGAAGGCGGCATGGTCTGGAGCTTTCGCACGCAGGGACATGTCGAAAGCACCCCTTTGGTGCATCAGGGCCGAGTCTATGTGGGCGCCGGGGACGATGGCCTGTACTGCCTGGCCATTGAAGGCGACGGCCAGGGCTCGGGCCGCGTGTTATGGCATCTGACCGGCAAGGACTTCCCTGACGTCGAAAGCTCCCCCGCGATTGTTGAATTCGACGGCCGGAGCGTGCTGTACTTTGGCCTGGGCGTCGACGGCAATGGCATCTGCGCGGTCGATGCGGTTACCGGCAAGCTGCTGCGCCGGATCAAAACGCCCTATCCGGTGTTTGGCGTGCCCGCAGTTGCAGGCGGCAAGCTCTACGTCGGCATGGGGAACGGCGACATGGTGCGGCTGGCCGAAGAGATCGGCCTCGCCCCCGGCGGGGCGGTCTGGGGGATCGACCTCGCCCGCATGAACGACCCCGATGCGGCCGACCCGGTCGACTGGAAGTTCCCCGTCGAACGGACCGTACTGGGCGCCGTGGCCGTGGCGGATGATCGCCTTTATTTCGGCTCGCGGAACGAGCAGTTTTATTGCCTGGATCTGCAGGGACGGGTCGTCAAGCAGTGGAACGCCCGCAGCCGGATCGTCGCCTCGCCGGCGGTCGTCAAAGAGTTCGTCTACCTGGTGACGAACGCCGGCGCCTTGTACGCGCTGGATCGAGACACCCTGCTGCCGGCCTGGGAAGCAAAAGTCGGGGCGCCTGGACTGTATATGGGATCGCCCACGATCGGCCAGGGTCAGGTGCTGGTCGGCGTGGAAAAAGGCGGCCTGCTCTCGATTGGCAGGGCCGATCCGACGGGCCAGCAGATTCGCCTGTGGCCCGGCTACCTGGCCGGGCCAGGCGTCGGCGGCAATCCGTCCGGCAGCCCGGTGTCAGAGTTTGGCGCCTTTTCCTGGCAGTACCCGGCGACCGCGATGGGAGAGGATCAGGCGACGCTGGTCGCCGCGCCGCCGGTCGCTGTCGATGATGATCTCTATATCGCCTCGGCTGATGCTCGCTCCCCTGGCCTGGTTCGTCTGCCGCTGGCGGAGTTGACCGAAGAAACGCCGGACGCCAAGTGGGGCGAACTAACCGACGGGCGATTCCCCACCGCCAATCCAGTCTGGCTTTCACCGGCGGCCAGCGGCGACCTGGTCCTGCTCGTCGACGGGAAACCGGGCGACGGACGTCGTTACCTGCACGCCGTGGATGCCGTCTCGGGCGTGGAAGCCTGGAAGACGGTCGTGGCGACCTACGCCAGCGGCCAGTTCTGCGTGACGGCGGATGAGGTCCTGGTGCAGGATTCGCCCAGCTATTTGACCTGTCGCGAACTGGCCGAACGCGGCCGGCGAAGATGGACGAAGTCGGTCGGCCTGGTCGAGCATCCGCCCGCCGTCATGCCGACGCTGCTGGCCGTCGCGATCACGGAACCGCCGGGGCTGAAAGTCCTGGACCGCGTGACGGGCGCCGTGCTGGCGACCACCGCGCTGGATGCACTGCCCGTGTCGTCGCCGGTAGTGGTTGAGGAGATGGTGTACGTGGCGACCGAGAACGCCGTCGAAGCCCGGTTGCTGACCGACGCCGACCTGGCCCTGCAGTGGAGCGTCCCCACCGGCGGATCGGGCGATCTGGTCCGACAGGGCGAGCAACTGCTGTGCATTAATCTCGCTGGCGAACTGCTGTTCCTCGACCTGGAAAGCGGCAAAGCGACCCGCCGCATCGCCGGTTTCCTGTCCAAGAGCACGCCCTTGCCCGGTCGCAACGCGGTGCTGGCCGCCGGGAAAGAATCGCTGCTGCGACTGCCTCTGGAAACGCCGACTGGCGATGCGGCCGGCAAGCCGACGCCGTGGGTCGATTCGTCCTGGGTGGGGCCGCCGGCCGGTCCGCTGGTGCTGCATCGCGGAGCTGTCTACCAGCCGCGGCAAGGCTGGGGGCTGGTGCGGTGGGATGCGGCGCCGTGA